The following nucleotide sequence is from Pirellulales bacterium.
CTCGCGACCAGTGGCCGGATTAATTGCGTACACATAGGCCAGCAAGCGGCCGTAATCGTCGTGCTTTTCGCGGTCGAATTCCAAGCGTGCCTGACCACTCGCGAGAAAACGCTTCGTGAAAGCGCTGGCCTCTGGCCCCCATGGCTCGACCGGCGTGTCGGGTTTGACGCTCTCTGGAGTATCGACTCCCAACAGCCGAACTCGCTGGCCATTGGTCAGCTTCACCGTGTCGCCGTCGACAACATGATCGACTGCATAGAATCCCTCCGGTAGTATTTCTTGCTGCTCGCGCGCTGGAGGAGCAACTGGATTGAAACCAGCTTGCCATCGCCAAAGGACAATCAGCAGCAGAGCGACAATCACCGCCGCTTGCGACCATGCGTTCGAACGATGGCGAAGCGTGCGCACCATGAGCGAGTTTGCGCGAGACATGGATCGGATGGCGGATGTAGCATCAAGCTTACCGCCCGCAGCCGAGTGCCTGCCGCCGGCTAATTCTGGCTGAAGTCGAACTGCTTCGTGGCGCGACCTAGCGGGTGCTTCACGAACTTCTTGCGACATTCGGGACAGAGGTCGAACCGCAATTGCTGATAGACATCCTCGTCGGTCACGCACTGGCCCTCGTCCATGCGCTGCAGCATTTCTTGCAGTTGCTCCAACCCATCACGCTCGTCGTCGAGCACTTCCGACTGACCATCGAGCGCGGCGTAAACTTCAATCTTGACGACATACCGTATGTCGTCTTCCGAATCGATCGGCCGACTGCAAAGATCGCATGAATACTGAATCATTGCACGTCCCCACGATGTGTTGTTGAACGCGTCGGCTTTCCTCGACGCATGATATAATCCACTGCGATTCATCCTACTGCCACGACAAAGACGATTGCAAGTCGAACGGCGATTTTCTTGGTGCATTTTTTAAATCGACTGAAAAAGTTGGTAGACACTCTTGACATTGTTGCGTAACGATGGTTGCGCCCGGATTCTATCCCGCCACCAAAAACGCAACGGAAAACTATCGGCAAGAGGTGCTCGCTTGAGCGGTCTCCCCTGGCCCTCCAATCATCGCCTGGTCGGCCTGCTTGCTCTTCGGAAGAGTGGTTCGCCTGCAACCATACATTTTTTGACGCAGCATCCGGGCATCGATGGCCGATTGCTGCATCGTGTGTCCGCCGGCGGCCATATAGCTTATTTTCCTCGTCCGGGTTACAATTGAAGCGTACGGATAATAATCTTGGCGAAGCGGGTCGGCGAAGATCGGCGACCGGGCGCTTGCACCCAGGATGGGGCCAAGCGCTAAATTGTGCCAATCCGAAGCCACCTTGCCGCGCTGGCATCGTAGACTCGTAACGCTCCGGAGGCCATTGAATGAGAGCGGCGGCGACGAGCGCTTTAAGCTCGAGCGTGTTGGTGCTGAATCGGTACTACATGGCCGTGCATGTGGTCAACGTGCGACGGGCGCTCGGCTTGTTGTTTCGCGAATTGGCCGAGGTCATTCACTTTGAGGAGGGCCAATACGCCAACTATAATTTTGAATCGTGGCGCGAAATCAGCGCTCTGCGCGCAAGTTTTAAGCAGCAGCACGACGACTGGATTCGCGGCGTCAATTTTGAATTGCAAGCGCCGCGCGTCATTCGCTTGTTCTCCTACGATCGCGTCCCTCGGCAAAGCATTCGCTTCAACCGCCGCAATCTGTTCGCTCGCGACGGTAATCACTGCCAATACTGTGGTAGGTCGTTTCCCACCAGCGAATTGAGCCTTGATCACGTTGTTCCGCGCAGCCGCGGCGGCGAGACAAGCTGGGAAAACGTCGTCTGCGCATGCGTGGCCTGCAACGTGCGTAAAGGGGGTCGTACGCCCAGTGAAGCCCACATGAAGCTCATCCGCCATCCGGCGAAGCCAAAGCGCAGCCCGCTGTTGTCGGTCAAACTCGACAATCCCAAGTACGAAAGCTGGAAGACATTTGTCGATAATGCGTACTGGACGGTGGATTTGAAATAAAGCCAGTCTCCTCATCGACTATCCGTGGAAAATATGGAGTAATCGTCCAGCAATTGGGCATTTGCCGCATGCTCGTCAAGGGCTTCAAGCTGCGACAGCCCGAGAACGAAATTCTTTACCGTCGGAAATTTGGCGGACCCGTGCGGCAATGTCGCCGTTGTACATCACCCAGTCTGAAAAGTCTTCATGATGGATGTCGCGTAGTTCGTAGCGGTCTTCAAATGAAGGCTTCGCTTTTTTTAGTTCCTCATATTCTTCTCAATCCGTTGCCCCGACGAGGTACAATTCTTCCCAGCGGAATTCGTAGGCGCCGGTTACTTCGCAGGGAAATTGTAGATTGACCTTGAGGTGATCGCGCAACGCGATGAACGCCTGTTCTCATGTTCGCTCTTGGTCGCCCAAGATCACTTCCATACGCTGCATCTTGGCATCGCCGTGGGCGGCACGCCGATTGCAGTCCTCGTCGTCGAAATCCAAATCGCGGTCCGCAACTTTCCACGAATTCGCCGGTCGGAATAATTCACCCAACCATGCATCCCGCCGTCCGATCCTTTGTTTTCCTTGCCAAAATGGGCAGAGCGGGCATTCGTGGCCGGCTGAGAAATCAACGCCTTCCTCGTGGGGACAATCAAGATTGCCGCCCATCTGGGCAGCCATTTTGACGCCCTGGCTGGCAAAGAACTGCTTGATTTCGCCCTGCCAATGCTTGTCGCGATCGGCGTTTTCTCCGGGCCACCTCCGCAGCGTCGCCGCAGCTCCGCCGCGCGCGATTACGCGAGCGGCGATCTTGGTCGTATTCTTGTCGTCGGGATCGTAGAAGGCGACCGTGCCAACCGGGAATTTGTCGTGCCCCTAGGCTTCGATCTTTGCCCAACAGCAGAACTTGCACTTCGCTCCGCTACCACACGGGTAAGGATCGTAGGGTCCGATGTCGTAGTTCATCGCAAGCTCCGCTTGAGTTGCGCCAACAGGTGCTTGGCTTCTGCGGGAGCCATCTTACAACCACCGTTGATGGGCTCATCGTTGACAAGGTTCCGTGGCGACGAAAAATTTAGCCCTGCTGCACAGCGACAATGCCCGCTATCATGCGATTTTCCGTGCCCGGCAATCGGGGTTCCTAGGTAAAAAACCGTCACCCGCATGCAACGCGACTAGCGCACTCGATGGACCACGAACTGCCACTCATCACGACGATCGCGCTGGGCTTTACCGCGGCTTGGCTCTTGGGCTTGTTGACGCAGCGTTTCGGCTTATCCCCGATCGTTGGCTATTTGCTCGCAGGCGTGGCGATCGGGCCCTATACGCCCGGATTGGCCGGCGACGTAAACATCGCTCAACAGTTGGCCGAAGTCGGCGTCATTTTGTTGATGTTCGGAGTCGGGCTACATTTTCACCTGAACGATTTGCTGGCGGTCAAGTCAGTGGCAATTCCTGGGGCGATCGGACAGAGCTTGGTCGCAACGGTCGCGAGCATGTGCATGTTTCACGCGTTCGGCATGTCCTGGACGACCGGAGCGGTGATCGGCATGGCAATGTCGGTCGCCAGCACGGTCGTGCTGATGCGCGTACTAATGGACGCCGACGCGCTGAACTCGTCGGCGGGGCACATCGCGGTCGGCTGGCTGCTCGTCGAAGATATTTTCACGGTCGTCGTGCTGGTGTTGATTCCGGTGCTGGGCGGAAACGGGACGACGGCGGTGGATACACCGACGCTGGGTTTGGGATCGCAGTTGGCGATTGCACTGGCAAAACTTGGCGTGCTGGTGGTCATTTTGTTGGTCGTGGGAGCGCGCGTTATACCCTGGGTGCTGGTGCAAGTTGCGCGGCTGCGATCGCGCGAGCTGTTCACGCTGACGGTGCTCGTTTTCTCGGTCGCAATGGCCGCCGCCTCCTATCGGCTTTTCGGCGCTTCCATGGCGCTGGGGGCGTTTTTGGCAGGCATGGTCGTGGCTCAATCGCCCGTCAGCGCGCAGGTCGGCGCCGACGCGCTGCCGATGCGAGACGCTTTTGCCGTGCTATTTTTCGTTTCGGTCGGGATGCTGTTTAATCCAGCGTTTGTTTGGCAAGAACCACTCCTAATTGCCGCCGCCTTGGGAATTATCCTGCTCGTCAAACCACTTGCGGCGCTGTTGATTGTGGCGCTGCTGGGTCGCTCTGCGCATACGGCGCTGACGGTGGCGATTGGCCTGGCGCAGATTGGCGAGTTTTCGTTCATCTTGTCCGATCTGGCGAGGAATCATGGCTTGATGCGGCCTGAGGGTCACAATGTAATTGTCGCGGCGGCGATTATTTCCATCACGCTCAATCCAATGTTATTTCGCGCGCTGCCGTCGATGGAGGCGTTCGTACGTCGACGGCCGCGATGGTGGGCGCTGCTGAACGGCCGCGCGGAACGCCGGACACGTAAATTCAATCAAGACTTCGAAACCAAGATCGAACGGCATCGCGACCAAGTGCAGCAACTTGCCATTGTCGTGGGATTTGGGCCTGTGGGGCGTTCGGTACATCGATTGCTTAGCGACGCGGGCCTGGCCACCGTGGTGATCGAGACGAACATGGATACGATTTCCGAGTTAACGTCGCAGGGGCAGTTGGCCGTGTTTGGCGACGCCACGCACGAGGCGGTCTTGGAGCAAGCGGGGGTCGTAAAAGCGTCACATTTGGTGCTGACAATGCCACACTCGGCAGCGCGCGTGGCGGTGGTCACCGCTGCGCGAAATCTTAACTCGAAAGTCAAAGTTTTCGTCCGCGCACATTACCTGCGAGAGCGCGGCGATCTGGAAAAAGCGGGGGCAACGGCGGCGGTGTTTGAAGAAGCCGAAGCCGCCATTGCGCTCGCACGGCTGGTGATGTCCGACAGCGGTGCAACCCGCGACGACGTCGAACGCAAGCTGCGCGATCTGCGATTGCAGTTGATCCTCGAAAACATGTCGAGCATCCGCTCGCAGCGGGTTCGCAGCATCATGGTCCCCTGGTCGCGCGTGCGCCGATTGACGACGATCGTCAGTCGTGCCGAGGTGATGCACCAAATTGCTCAGCATCGTTTTTCGCGCTGGCCGGTCGTCGATCCGCACACGGGGCGCGTTCTCGGCTACTTGTTGACGAAAGATCTGATTGCGGATGCCGACTCGGCTGAAGAATGGACGCGATTGGTGCGCGCGATGCGACCCGTTGCGCCCAACGACGACGTCGAATCGACCCTGCTCGACATGCAGCAGGAGGGCGCGACCATTCGGCTCGTTGAAGATTCAGGCATTCCGGTCGGTATGGTGACGCTGGAGGATATTCTCGAGCAGGTCGTCGGGCGGATTGAAGACGAGTATCCCCATCAGGCGTTGGTGTCGCTCCGAGAAGCGTTGGATGCAGGCGGCGTACTGCTCGACTTGTCCGGCGCGACGCGCGAAGAAGTGATTAAGGAGCTTGCGGCGGCAATTCCGGCGAATCGCCTGCCTCCGGATTCAATGGTGGCAGAATTGGCCATTGCCCGCGAATTGGAAATTTCAAGCGACCTGGGCTGCGGCGTGGCATTTCCGCACACTCGCTGCCCCCATTTGACAGCGCCCGTAGTCGCCTTTGGCCGTTCGCCATTGGGCGTGCCGTTTTCAATCAATTGCACCGCGCCGGTGCGATTGGTGTTTTTGCTCGTGACGTCCGAGGAGCATCTCGACGTCCACCTGTCACTGCTAGCGCAACTGGCCCGGATTGCCCAAAATGAGTCGATGCGAGCGCAACTTTTGGAGGCGACTTCGGAGCGAGACGTACTCGAAATCGTCGCCGCGGTGAAACCGTGATCCGGACCATTGGCACAGCGCGATGTGCGGCCGAAATAATCGTTATACCCAGCCTGCACGGCATCATTTCATCGCTCGTTCGACGAAGTTAACCTATGGGAGGCAAGTCTCTCCCAAACACGCGACTCAAGCAGTCGAGTTACACGTCTATTTTCATCACTCACCAACGTCCGCGCACCTTGTCCGGTGCAACTCGATTTCATGCAACGACTGTCACTTAAATATTCCCGCCACCGGCTCGACGCATTTCGCGACGAGAATGGCGTGCCGCACGTGACGGCGGGTTCCTGGCGCGCGGCCCTCTATGGACTGGGATATTTGCACGCCATCGACCGACCAACGCAACTCGTGTTTGCCCGAGCGCTGGCGAGCGGGCGCTCAGCGGAGTTAATTGCGGATAAGCCGGAACTCCTTGAAACCGATCGTTTCTTTCGCCGCGCAGGATTGCATTTGAGGCTCGACGATGAAGTGCGACAAATGGACGACGGTGCGTTTGGCGATTTGACCGCCTATTGCGAAGGTGTCAACGACGGGCTGCGAGAGTCCGGCAGGTCGCTGCCGATGTTCGCCACCGGCTTTCACCCCACGCCATGGAATCAACAAGCGGTGCTGCTGATCGGCAATTTGCTGAGTTATGGCGGCTTGGCCGTGGGACAGCAACAAAACGAACGGCTGCTGCTGGAATTGATTCAGACCGGCATCGACCATACGCGACTGCGCGAGCTGTTTTATCCGCTGCTCGACAACGTCAATCTTGAGCTGCTGCGTCGGGTTCGCATCTCCAGCCAACTTTCCGATGAGGCGATCGAACTCCTTACCGATCTGCCGCGGCTGGCCGGCAGCAATGCCTGGGTCGTTTCACCGCAGCGAAGCGCCAGTGGATGTGCCTTGCTGGCGTCCGATCCACATTTGGAAGTTAATCGATTGCCAGCGATTTGGTATGAAGCTGTGCTGAAATGGGACGATCGGTATGTCATGGGCGCGACACTTCCTGGCTGTCCGCTGTTCGGCATCGGTCGCACTCGAGATCTGGCCTGGGGCGTAACCTACATGAAGGGAGACACGATCGATTTCTTTATCGAGGATTGTCGCCCTGGCGGCGCCACCGGCTGGCAATATCGCCGCGATCAAGCATGGCGAGATTTTGAGTTGCGGCCAGAAGTGATTCATCGCCGCAAGTCTGAACAAGCGGAAACACTGCGCGTCTACTCGAATCCTCAAGGCACGCTGGAAACCGATCCTGGCGGCGCGGGCGCTGGATACTATCTGTCGGTCAATTGGATCGGTCACAGCGTCGGCGGATCGCGCTCGATGAGTACTTGGCTCGATGTGATCGCCTGCCGTACGGTGCGAGACGGCATGGAGGTTGTCCGCGAGTGCCCACATCCAACATTATGTTGGTTGTTTGCCGACCGCGAAGGGCACATCGGTATGCAGGGAGGCGGCTGGTTTCCCAAACGCAATCCGGGCAACAGTGGGCTGGTTCCCGTTCCCGCTTGGGATGAAGCGAACCATTGGCGCGGCCGAATCGACAGCTACCTACTACCTCGCATATACGATCCACCGGAAGGCTTCATCGCATCCGCCAATGAGAACATCAATCCGCCCGGTGGGCCGATGTTTGTCACCCAGCCGGTGCCCGACTATCGAAAACGGCGGATCAACGAGCGACTGCGGGAGTTGCCGCACGCTACCGTCAGCGATATGCAAGCGTTGCAATACGATTTCATCAGCATGCAGGCCCGCGAGTTGTTGCCGATCTTTCTACCGCAACTGCCGGAAGGTCTGCTGAAAAAGCGATTGTCGGAGTGGGATTGCAGTTACCATCCAGACAGCATGGAAGCAACGCTCTTTGCCAAGCTCTATCGCAACGTGCTGCTCGAAATCTTCGGCCAGGCGCCGGATCGGGAGGGCGGCGGCATTGGTTGGCGCCGGATGTTGTATTTATCATCGCGATTTGGCTTTTCCATGATGGTGTTGACCGCCATCGATCGCCTCTTGAAGCAAGAGCATTCACGTTGGTGGACGGTGCGCGACAAGGGTGAAATGATCGCCACGGCCGCGGCAAAGCTGGCGAAAGAACCCGATCAACCGTGGGGCGAATTCAATTCGTTCCATTTTGTGAATCGCTTTATCGCCAATGAGCGCGTCGGCCGATACTTGGGATTTAACACGCGAGAACTGCCGATGCCCGGCTGCCATGCCACGCCGTTTCAAGGCCATTTACTGATAACTGCCAAACGGCAAACATCGTTTGCGC
It contains:
- a CDS encoding thermonuclease family protein, with product MSRANSLMVRTLRHRSNAWSQAAVIVALLLIVLWRWQAGFNPVAPPAREQQEILPEGFYAVDHVVDGDTVKLTNGQRVRLLGVDTPESVKPDTPVEPWGPEASAFTKRFLASGQARLEFDREKHDDYGRLLAYVYAINPATGREELLNEELLRAGMGHALLRHPYSAAMKRRFREAQQSARDAKRGIWSGGR
- a CDS encoding HNH endonuclease, whose translation is MRAAATSALSSSVLVLNRYYMAVHVVNVRRALGLLFRELAEVIHFEEGQYANYNFESWREISALRASFKQQHDDWIRGVNFELQAPRVIRLFSYDRVPRQSIRFNRRNLFARDGNHCQYCGRSFPTSELSLDHVVPRSRGGETSWENVVCACVACNVRKGGRTPSEAHMKLIRHPAKPKRSPLLSVKLDNPKYESWKTFVDNAYWTVDLK
- a CDS encoding cation:proton antiporter; translation: MDHELPLITTIALGFTAAWLLGLLTQRFGLSPIVGYLLAGVAIGPYTPGLAGDVNIAQQLAEVGVILLMFGVGLHFHLNDLLAVKSVAIPGAIGQSLVATVASMCMFHAFGMSWTTGAVIGMAMSVASTVVLMRVLMDADALNSSAGHIAVGWLLVEDIFTVVVLVLIPVLGGNGTTAVDTPTLGLGSQLAIALAKLGVLVVILLVVGARVIPWVLVQVARLRSRELFTLTVLVFSVAMAAASYRLFGASMALGAFLAGMVVAQSPVSAQVGADALPMRDAFAVLFFVSVGMLFNPAFVWQEPLLIAAALGIILLVKPLAALLIVALLGRSAHTALTVAIGLAQIGEFSFILSDLARNHGLMRPEGHNVIVAAAIISITLNPMLFRALPSMEAFVRRRPRWWALLNGRAERRTRKFNQDFETKIERHRDQVQQLAIVVGFGPVGRSVHRLLSDAGLATVVIETNMDTISELTSQGQLAVFGDATHEAVLEQAGVVKASHLVLTMPHSAARVAVVTAARNLNSKVKVFVRAHYLRERGDLEKAGATAAVFEEAEAAIALARLVMSDSGATRDDVERKLRDLRLQLILENMSSIRSQRVRSIMVPWSRVRRLTTIVSRAEVMHQIAQHRFSRWPVVDPHTGRVLGYLLTKDLIADADSAEEWTRLVRAMRPVAPNDDVESTLLDMQQEGATIRLVEDSGIPVGMVTLEDILEQVVGRIEDEYPHQALVSLREALDAGGVLLDLSGATREEVIKELAAAIPANRLPPDSMVAELAIARELEISSDLGCGVAFPHTRCPHLTAPVVAFGRSPLGVPFSINCTAPVRLVFLLVTSEEHLDVHLSLLAQLARIAQNESMRAQLLEATSERDVLEIVAAVKP
- a CDS encoding penicillin acylase family protein, which gives rise to MQRLSLKYSRHRLDAFRDENGVPHVTAGSWRAALYGLGYLHAIDRPTQLVFARALASGRSAELIADKPELLETDRFFRRAGLHLRLDDEVRQMDDGAFGDLTAYCEGVNDGLRESGRSLPMFATGFHPTPWNQQAVLLIGNLLSYGGLAVGQQQNERLLLELIQTGIDHTRLRELFYPLLDNVNLELLRRVRISSQLSDEAIELLTDLPRLAGSNAWVVSPQRSASGCALLASDPHLEVNRLPAIWYEAVLKWDDRYVMGATLPGCPLFGIGRTRDLAWGVTYMKGDTIDFFIEDCRPGGATGWQYRRDQAWRDFELRPEVIHRRKSEQAETLRVYSNPQGTLETDPGGAGAGYYLSVNWIGHSVGGSRSMSTWLDVIACRTVRDGMEVVRECPHPTLCWLFADREGHIGMQGGGWFPKRNPGNSGLVPVPAWDEANHWRGRIDSYLLPRIYDPPEGFIASANENINPPGGPMFVTQPVPDYRKRRINERLRELPHATVSDMQALQYDFISMQARELLPIFLPQLPEGLLKKRLSEWDCSYHPDSMEATLFAKLYRNVLLEIFGQAPDREGGGIGWRRMLYLSSRFGFSMMVLTAIDRLLKQEHSRWWTVRDKGEMIATAAAKLAKEPDQPWGEFNSFHFVNRFIANERVGRYLGFNTRELPMPGCHATPFQGHLLITAKRQTSFAPSYHFVTDLGTDEAWTNLPGGPSESRFSPFYKSDIVRWQTGSYKRLGAELGSGFKSQDTEGKVSETGPPDHSS